In Zalophus californianus isolate mZalCal1 chromosome 17, mZalCal1.pri.v2, whole genome shotgun sequence, one DNA window encodes the following:
- the LOC113935748 gene encoding zinc finger protein 548-like isoform X1: protein MESAGRGVVSAAEAAARRLRPRPVAGRSPPRSSHGSEAEAAPMKPAQGPTEVAELLMAPVQSHVVFEDVAIYFSQEEWGLLDEAQRFLYHAVMLENFALLSSLGCWHGAQDEEAPSEQDVSVGGSQVRTPKPGPSIQKSQPWEMCGPVWKDILRSAEHDGMYPDQELSICGANLHQHQKEQIGDSFSRRDEGSPSFAVNDSVHMAESSFTCSRGGKDFPASAGFLEHLAPHGALKSHRDTECGEAFETGRKDYKCTQCGKAFSQKQVLVEHQKIHTGVRPYECSKCRMAFIKKFHLVQHQKIHTGERPFKCNECGKFFRYNSTLTSHQRVHTGLSPYECSKCGEFFKYNANFMKHQRIHNGERPYECRECGKFFRYNYRLIRHERVHTGERPYECSECGKFFRYSSTFIRHQRVHTAEKPYECNECGKFFRYNSTLIKHQRVHTGERPYECSECGKFFRYTSTLIRHQRVHTGERPYECSLCGEFFRYKSKLIKHWQNHTGERPYECSECGKSFRYHCRLIRHKRVHTGERPYECSVCGKFFRYNSNLIKHWRNHTGERPYECSECGKAFSHKHILVEHQKIHTGERPYECSKCQKAFIRKSHLVHHQKIHNENRSMSTINVGKS, encoded by the exons AGCCATGTGGTCTTTGAGGACGTGGCCATATATTTCTCCCAGGAAGAGTGGGGCCTCCTTGATGAAGCTCAGCGATTTCTGTACCATGctgtgatgctggagaactttGCGCTTCTGTCCTCCCTAG GTTGCTGGCATGGAGCCCAGGATGAGGAGGCCCCTTCAGAGCAAGATGTTTCTGTAGGAGGGTCACAGGTCAGGACTCCAAAGCCAGGCCCATCCATCCAGAAGTCCCAGCCCTGGGAGATGTGCGGCCCAGTCTGGAAAGACATTTTGCGCTCGGCTGAGCATGATGGAATGTACCCTGATCAAGAGCTATCCATTTGTGGGGCAAACCTGCACCAGCACCAAAAGGAGCAGATTGGAGACAGCTTTTCCAGAAGGGATGAGGGGAGTCCTTCCTTTGCTGTGAATGACAGTGTTCACATGGCAGAGAGTAGCTTCACATGCAGCAGAGGTGGGAAGGACTTCCCAGCCAGTGCAGGCTTTCTCGAGCACCTGGCCCCTCATGGTGCTTTGAAGTCACACAGGGACACTGAGTGTGGGGAGGCCTTTGAAACTGGACGAAAGGATTACAAGTGCActcagtgtgggaaagccttcagccaAAAACAGGTACTTGTTGAGCACCAGAAAATCCACACTGGAGTAAGACCTTACGAATGCAGCAAATGTAGGATGGCCTTCATTAAAAAGTTTCACCTTGTTCAGCACCAGAaaattcacactggagaaaggcctttTAAGtgcaatgaatgtgggaaattctTTAGGTACAATTCCACACTCACTAGTCACCAGAGAGTTCACACTGGATTAAGCCCTTATGAGTGTAGCAAATGTGGGGAGTTCTTTAAGTACAATGCCAACTTCATGAAACATCAGAGAATCCACAatggagaaaggccttatgaatGCAGAGAATGTGGAAAATTCTTTAGGTACAACTATCGTCTGATACGACACGAGAGAGTTCAtactggagaaaggccttatgaatgcagtgaatgtgggaaatttTTCAGGTACAGCTCCACATTCATTAGACATCAGAGAGTTCACACTGCAGAAAAGCCTTATGAGTGCAATGAATGTGGAAAATTTTTTAGGTACAATTCCACACTCATTAAACATcagagagttcacactggagaaaggccttatgagtgcagtgaatgtgggaaattctTTAGGTACACCTCTACACTTATTAGACATCAaagagttcacactggagaaagacCTTATGAGTGCAGCTTATGTGGGGAATTCTTTAGGTACAAGTCGAAGCTCATTAAACATTGGCAGAATCACACTGGAGAGAGGCCTTATGAGTGCAGCGAATGTGGGAAATCCTTTAGGTACCACTGCAGACTCATTAGACATAagagagttcacactggagaaaggccttatgagtgcagtGTCTGTGGGAAGTTCTTTCGGTATAATTCCAACCTTATTAAACATTGGAGAAATCACACTGGAGAGAGGCCTTATGAGTGCAgcgaatgtgggaaagcctttagcCACAAACATATACTTGTTGAACATCAGAAAAtccacactggagaaaggccCTATGAGTGCAGCAAATGTCAGAAGGCCTTCATTAGAAAGTCCCACCTCGTTCATCACCAGAAAATCCACAATGAAAACAGGTCTATGAGCACCATAAATGTGGGGAAATCTTGA
- the LOC113935748 gene encoding zinc finger protein 548-like isoform X2: protein MRTEVPTEVHGKRGERRSLRRRGGCEAPSSPPGGRPLPAPLFPRLGGGGRAHEAGSGCWHGAQDEEAPSEQDVSVGGSQVRTPKPGPSIQKSQPWEMCGPVWKDILRSAEHDGMYPDQELSICGANLHQHQKEQIGDSFSRRDEGSPSFAVNDSVHMAESSFTCSRGGKDFPASAGFLEHLAPHGALKSHRDTECGEAFETGRKDYKCTQCGKAFSQKQVLVEHQKIHTGVRPYECSKCRMAFIKKFHLVQHQKIHTGERPFKCNECGKFFRYNSTLTSHQRVHTGLSPYECSKCGEFFKYNANFMKHQRIHNGERPYECRECGKFFRYNYRLIRHERVHTGERPYECSECGKFFRYSSTFIRHQRVHTAEKPYECNECGKFFRYNSTLIKHQRVHTGERPYECSECGKFFRYTSTLIRHQRVHTGERPYECSLCGEFFRYKSKLIKHWQNHTGERPYECSECGKSFRYHCRLIRHKRVHTGERPYECSVCGKFFRYNSNLIKHWRNHTGERPYECSECGKAFSHKHILVEHQKIHTGERPYECSKCQKAFIRKSHLVHHQKIHNENRSMSTINVGKS from the coding sequence GTTGCTGGCATGGAGCCCAGGATGAGGAGGCCCCTTCAGAGCAAGATGTTTCTGTAGGAGGGTCACAGGTCAGGACTCCAAAGCCAGGCCCATCCATCCAGAAGTCCCAGCCCTGGGAGATGTGCGGCCCAGTCTGGAAAGACATTTTGCGCTCGGCTGAGCATGATGGAATGTACCCTGATCAAGAGCTATCCATTTGTGGGGCAAACCTGCACCAGCACCAAAAGGAGCAGATTGGAGACAGCTTTTCCAGAAGGGATGAGGGGAGTCCTTCCTTTGCTGTGAATGACAGTGTTCACATGGCAGAGAGTAGCTTCACATGCAGCAGAGGTGGGAAGGACTTCCCAGCCAGTGCAGGCTTTCTCGAGCACCTGGCCCCTCATGGTGCTTTGAAGTCACACAGGGACACTGAGTGTGGGGAGGCCTTTGAAACTGGACGAAAGGATTACAAGTGCActcagtgtgggaaagccttcagccaAAAACAGGTACTTGTTGAGCACCAGAAAATCCACACTGGAGTAAGACCTTACGAATGCAGCAAATGTAGGATGGCCTTCATTAAAAAGTTTCACCTTGTTCAGCACCAGAaaattcacactggagaaaggcctttTAAGtgcaatgaatgtgggaaattctTTAGGTACAATTCCACACTCACTAGTCACCAGAGAGTTCACACTGGATTAAGCCCTTATGAGTGTAGCAAATGTGGGGAGTTCTTTAAGTACAATGCCAACTTCATGAAACATCAGAGAATCCACAatggagaaaggccttatgaatGCAGAGAATGTGGAAAATTCTTTAGGTACAACTATCGTCTGATACGACACGAGAGAGTTCAtactggagaaaggccttatgaatgcagtgaatgtgggaaatttTTCAGGTACAGCTCCACATTCATTAGACATCAGAGAGTTCACACTGCAGAAAAGCCTTATGAGTGCAATGAATGTGGAAAATTTTTTAGGTACAATTCCACACTCATTAAACATcagagagttcacactggagaaaggccttatgagtgcagtgaatgtgggaaattctTTAGGTACACCTCTACACTTATTAGACATCAaagagttcacactggagaaagacCTTATGAGTGCAGCTTATGTGGGGAATTCTTTAGGTACAAGTCGAAGCTCATTAAACATTGGCAGAATCACACTGGAGAGAGGCCTTATGAGTGCAGCGAATGTGGGAAATCCTTTAGGTACCACTGCAGACTCATTAGACATAagagagttcacactggagaaaggccttatgagtgcagtGTCTGTGGGAAGTTCTTTCGGTATAATTCCAACCTTATTAAACATTGGAGAAATCACACTGGAGAGAGGCCTTATGAGTGCAgcgaatgtgggaaagcctttagcCACAAACATATACTTGTTGAACATCAGAAAAtccacactggagaaaggccCTATGAGTGCAGCAAATGTCAGAAGGCCTTCATTAGAAAGTCCCACCTCGTTCATCACCAGAAAATCCACAATGAAAACAGGTCTATGAGCACCATAAATGTGGGGAAATCTTGA